The Coregonus clupeaformis isolate EN_2021a chromosome 13, ASM2061545v1, whole genome shotgun sequence genome includes a region encoding these proteins:
- the LOC121579903 gene encoding LIM/homeobox protein Lhx1-like isoform X2, with the protein MVHCAGCERPILDRFLLNVLDRPWHIKCVQCCDCKCNLTEKCFSREGRLYCKNDFFRRFGTKCGGCAQGISPNDLVRRAKSKVFHLNCFTCMMCNKQLSTGEEMYILDEFKFVCKEDYLSNSNGKDTTLLSDSQDPQDDGKDSEIGHLSDKEVGSNENDEQNVGGKRRGPRTTIKAKQLEVLKAAFAATPKPTRHIREQLAQETGLNMRVIQVWFQNRRSKERRMKQLSVLGARRHAFFRGPRRMRTLVDRLEPGELIPNGHFSYYGDYQSEYYGPGGNFEYYTQGPPSSQAQTPGDLGFSSGPAGTPLGGMDHHLAGHHPSSEVQCFTDIISHHPADSPSPEPNGPGSMHSISSEMCGPSTPFTSLSLNGSGYSNQLSHPSSEMSEGTVW; encoded by the exons ATGGTTCACTGTGCCGGCTGCGAAAGACCTATTCTGGACAGGTTTCTACTCAATGTTCTGGACAGACCATGGCACATCAAGTGCGTACAGTGCTGTGACTGTAAATGCAATTTGACAGAAAAATGTTTTTCACGGGAAGGGAGACTGTACTGCAAAAACGACTTTTTTAG GAGATTTGGCACAAAGTGTGGAGGTTGCGCCCAAGGGATCTCGCCCAACGATTTGGTTCGAAGGGCAAAGAGCAAAGTTTTTCACCTGAACTGTTTCACGTGTATGATGTGTAACAAACAGCTATCCACCGGAGAGGAAATGTACATTCTAGATGAATTTAAGTTTGTTTGTAAAGAGGACTACCTAAGCAACAGCAACGGAAAGGACACAACCCTCCTCTCAG ATTCCCAAGACCCACAGGATGATGGTAAAGATTCGGAAATCGGACATTTATCCGATAAAGAGGTGGGCAGCAATGAAAACGACGAGCAGAACGTAGGGGGGAAACGACGTGGGCCGCGAACCACCATCAAAGCCAAGCAACTGGAGGTCCTCAAAGCTGCTTTCGCGGCTACGCCAAAACCCACTCGACACATCCGAGAACAGCTGGCGCAGGAGACAGGGCTCAACATGAGAGTAATCCAG GTATGGTTCCAAAACCGTCGGTCTAAAGAGCGGCGCATGAAGCAGCTAAGCGTACTGGGTGCAAGAAGGCACGCGTTTTTCCGCGGTCCAAGGAGAATGAGAACTCTGGTGGACCGACTCGAACCCGGGGAGCTGATCCCCAACGGTCATTTCTCATACTATGGTG ATTATCAGAGTGAATACTATGGGCCTGGAGGAAATTTTGAGTACTACACCCAAGGCCCCCCATCATCACAGGCCCAGACCCCAGGGGACCTAGGCTTCTCCTCTGGCCCCGCTGGTACCCCTTTAGGGGGCATGGACCATCACCTAGCTGGGCATCACCCATCCAGTGAGGTGCAGTGCTTCACTGACATCATATCTCACCATCCAGCGGACTCGCCTAGCCCAGAGCCCAACGGACCTGGGTCAATGCACAGCATCTCCAGTGAGATGTGTGGCCCCAGCACACCCTTCACATCACTGTCCCTCAACGGCAGCGGATACAGCAACCAACTGTCACACCCCTCCTCAGAGATGAGCGAAGGCACTGTCTGGTAG
- the LOC121579903 gene encoding LIM/homeobox protein Lhx1-like isoform X1 — MVHCAGCERPILDRFLLNVLDRPWHIKCVQCCDCKCNLTEKCFSREGRLYCKNDFFRRFGTKCGGCAQGISPNDLVRRAKSKVFHLNCFTCMMCNKQLSTGEEMYILDEFKFVCKEDYLSNSNGKDTTLLSVTTCSDPSLSPDSQDPQDDGKDSEIGHLSDKEVGSNENDEQNVGGKRRGPRTTIKAKQLEVLKAAFAATPKPTRHIREQLAQETGLNMRVIQVWFQNRRSKERRMKQLSVLGARRHAFFRGPRRMRTLVDRLEPGELIPNGHFSYYGDYQSEYYGPGGNFEYYTQGPPSSQAQTPGDLGFSSGPAGTPLGGMDHHLAGHHPSSEVQCFTDIISHHPADSPSPEPNGPGSMHSISSEMCGPSTPFTSLSLNGSGYSNQLSHPSSEMSEGTVW, encoded by the exons ATGGTTCACTGTGCCGGCTGCGAAAGACCTATTCTGGACAGGTTTCTACTCAATGTTCTGGACAGACCATGGCACATCAAGTGCGTACAGTGCTGTGACTGTAAATGCAATTTGACAGAAAAATGTTTTTCACGGGAAGGGAGACTGTACTGCAAAAACGACTTTTTTAG GAGATTTGGCACAAAGTGTGGAGGTTGCGCCCAAGGGATCTCGCCCAACGATTTGGTTCGAAGGGCAAAGAGCAAAGTTTTTCACCTGAACTGTTTCACGTGTATGATGTGTAACAAACAGCTATCCACCGGAGAGGAAATGTACATTCTAGATGAATTTAAGTTTGTTTGTAAAGAGGACTACCTAAGCAACAGCAACGGAAAGGACACAACCCTCCTCTCAG TCACGACTTGCAGTGACCCAAGTCTATCTCCAGATTCCCAAGACCCACAGGATGATGGTAAAGATTCGGAAATCGGACATTTATCCGATAAAGAGGTGGGCAGCAATGAAAACGACGAGCAGAACGTAGGGGGGAAACGACGTGGGCCGCGAACCACCATCAAAGCCAAGCAACTGGAGGTCCTCAAAGCTGCTTTCGCGGCTACGCCAAAACCCACTCGACACATCCGAGAACAGCTGGCGCAGGAGACAGGGCTCAACATGAGAGTAATCCAG GTATGGTTCCAAAACCGTCGGTCTAAAGAGCGGCGCATGAAGCAGCTAAGCGTACTGGGTGCAAGAAGGCACGCGTTTTTCCGCGGTCCAAGGAGAATGAGAACTCTGGTGGACCGACTCGAACCCGGGGAGCTGATCCCCAACGGTCATTTCTCATACTATGGTG ATTATCAGAGTGAATACTATGGGCCTGGAGGAAATTTTGAGTACTACACCCAAGGCCCCCCATCATCACAGGCCCAGACCCCAGGGGACCTAGGCTTCTCCTCTGGCCCCGCTGGTACCCCTTTAGGGGGCATGGACCATCACCTAGCTGGGCATCACCCATCCAGTGAGGTGCAGTGCTTCACTGACATCATATCTCACCATCCAGCGGACTCGCCTAGCCCAGAGCCCAACGGACCTGGGTCAATGCACAGCATCTCCAGTGAGATGTGTGGCCCCAGCACACCCTTCACATCACTGTCCCTCAACGGCAGCGGATACAGCAACCAACTGTCACACCCCTCCTCAGAGATGAGCGAAGGCACTGTCTGGTAG
- the LOC121579902 gene encoding protein AATF, producing MAGHISQQLEDLLNPLPKFTDPEDDHDEETKAKVVEAFDEGDDEAVVALSGLRKKAITLLEETDKRYLGKATSRKDLLKEIEGSGEDDDDDDENEEEEEDDDADLEDGEAEDGDDDSDLEDGEAEDGDDDDDDAEEIESDIAKMKSLVSKLKETDITLPSETDSHELIEGMDDLGESEEDDDEESDDDEESGDEDGESEEEEMENEADDVGAVMTFSKEKVEEEVEKGKAVKDQLALWDQLLEGRIKMQKALLTANKLPQPHTFPEFKKRGGAEFAGALKNSHKALKALQRSLLELQDQLLHQNPDTRPISLGNTWGAHSDEEIHSDEEEEMKEAVEPAVETGPPKRKLEMAEYPDFMAKRFAAFQPYRDATLQKWHDKTRLTMGKSSKGFGAFDRNILTQVEQVLMDKERLLRRTQTRRSEYRVLGKLEASAPVHETTTAEGEGTEQVLKANTHLKDLDEEIFDDDDFYHQLLRELIERKTSAADPNDQVAMGRQWLAIQKLRSKIKKKVDTKASKGRKVRFHIHSKLVNFMAPIDHSSMNDDARTELYRSLFGKNSFAESVVRE from the exons ATGGCTGGCCACATATCACAACAGCTCGAGGATTTATTAAATCCTTTGCCCAAGTTCACAGATCCAGAGGATGATCATGATGAAG AGACGAAAGCCAAGGTGGTAGAGGCGTTTGATGAGGGTGATGATGAAGCTGTGGTTGCCTTGAGTGGGCTCCGGAAGAAAGCTATCACTCTGCTAGAAGAGACTGACAAACGGTACCTGGGCAAGGCAACCTCCCGTAAAGACCTGCTGAAGGAGATCGAAGGGTCTG GAgaggatgatgacgatgatgatgaaaacgaagaggaagaagaagatgatgatgcTGATCTGGAGGATGGAGAGGCTGAAGATGGAGATGATGATTCTGATCTGGAGGATGGAGAGGCTGAAGatggagatgatgatgatgatgatgctgaagAGATTGAGAGTGACATCGCTAAAATGAAAAGCTTGGTGTCTAAGCTGAAGGAGACTGACATCACACTTCCCTCAGAGACAGACTCCCATGAGCTAATAGAGGGAATGGATGACCTTGGAGAGAgcgaagaagatgatgatgaagaaAGTGATGATGATGAAGAAAGTGGTGATGAGgatggagagagtgaagaggaggagatggagaatgAAGCTGACGATGTGGGAGCTGTGATGACGTTCTCTAAAGAGAAagtggaggaagaggtggagaaaGGGAAAGCTGTGAAAGATCAACTTG CTCTTTGGGACCAGCTACTTGAGGGGCGAATTAAAATGCAGAAAGCTCTTCTGACAGCCAATAAGCTGCCACAACCACATACCTTCCCAGAGTTCAAGAAGAGGGGCGGAGCAGAGTTTGCTGGAGCATTGAAGAATA GTCACAAAGCCCTGAAGGCTCTCCAGAGGTCTCTACTGGAGCTACAGGACCAGCTGCTCCATCAGAACCCAGACACCAGGCCCATCTCCCTGGGCAACACCTGGGGAGCACACAG TGATGAGGAGATTCACAGtgatgaggaagaggaaatgaaggaAGCAGTGGAACCGGCTGTGGAGACAGGTCCTCCCAAACGGAAGCTGGAGATGGCAGAGTACCCAGACTTCATGGCCAAGCGCTTCGCTGCCTTCCAGCCGTACCGCGATGCCACGCTGCAGAAATGGCACGACAAGACCCGGCTGACCATGGGAAAGAGCAGCaag GGTTTTGGGGCGTTTGACAGAAACATCCTGACCCAGGTGGAACAGGTGCTAATGGACAAGGAGAGGCTGCTGAGACGCACCCAGACCAGACGCTCCGAGTACAGAGTCCTGGGCAAGCTAGAGGCCTCAGCCCCTGTACATGAGACCACCACtgcagagggagag gGGACAGAGCAGGTGCTGAAAGCCAATACACATCTGAAAGACCTGGACGAGGAGATctttgatgatgatgatttctatcACCAG CTTCTGCGAGAGCTTATTGAACGCAAGACAAGTGCTGCAGACCCCAACGACCAGGTGGCTATGGGCAG ACAATGGCTAGCCATTCAGAAGCTCCGCAGTAAGATCAAGAAGAAAGTGGACACCAAGGCCAGCAAGGGCCGCAAAGTCAG gtTCCACATCCACAGTAAGTTGGTGAACTTCATGGCCCCCATCGACCACAGCTCCATGAATGACGACGCACG